A section of the Bacillus sp. HSf4 genome encodes:
- a CDS encoding aminotransferase class I/II-fold pyridoxal phosphate-dependent enzyme: MSQNKRIYLSPPHMGGEEERYVAEAFRTNWIAPLGPLVDQFEEKLAAYAGTAGAAAVSSGTAAIHLALKLLGVGKGDTVFCSSFTFVASANPILYEQAEPVFIDSERDTWNMSPIALDRALDEAERTRNLPKAVIVVNLYGQSAKMDEIIAICDKYAVPVIEDAAESLGSEYQGRKSGTFGRFGIYSFNGNKIITTSGGGMLVSDDEDALAKARFLATQAREKAIHYQHEKAGYNYRMSNVLAGIGIAQLAVLDDRVNARRAVFKRYQEALSEMDGVDFMPELGMSNRWLTTLTFDEKKIQTSPAELIEQLAAENIEARPLWKPLHQQPLFHGASYYPHDESESVSDDLFRRGLCLPSGSNLTHEEQDRIIQLLIDRIKYK, translated from the coding sequence ATGAGTCAGAACAAGCGAATTTATTTATCGCCGCCGCATATGGGCGGGGAAGAAGAGCGCTATGTCGCCGAAGCGTTTCGGACAAACTGGATCGCGCCGCTTGGCCCCCTCGTCGATCAATTTGAAGAAAAACTTGCCGCTTATGCGGGTACGGCCGGGGCTGCAGCGGTCAGCTCGGGTACGGCCGCGATTCACCTTGCGCTCAAGTTATTGGGAGTCGGAAAGGGCGATACCGTATTTTGTTCTTCTTTTACATTTGTCGCCAGCGCCAACCCGATTTTGTATGAGCAGGCCGAGCCGGTGTTTATCGATTCCGAAAGAGACACATGGAACATGTCGCCTATAGCGCTGGATCGCGCCCTTGATGAGGCGGAGCGTACGAGAAATCTTCCGAAAGCCGTCATCGTTGTCAATCTATACGGTCAGAGCGCCAAAATGGACGAAATCATCGCCATTTGCGACAAATATGCGGTGCCCGTCATTGAAGATGCGGCAGAATCCCTCGGATCAGAGTATCAAGGAAGAAAGAGCGGAACATTTGGCCGCTTTGGCATATACTCGTTCAACGGCAATAAGATCATCACGACCTCGGGCGGCGGGATGCTTGTCAGCGATGACGAAGACGCTTTGGCAAAAGCGCGCTTTTTAGCTACTCAGGCCCGGGAGAAGGCGATCCATTACCAGCATGAAAAAGCGGGCTACAATTACCGGATGAGCAATGTGCTTGCCGGAATCGGCATCGCCCAGCTCGCCGTATTGGATGACAGAGTGAACGCCAGACGCGCCGTTTTCAAGCGCTATCAGGAGGCGCTCTCTGAGATGGACGGTGTAGACTTCATGCCTGAGCTCGGCATGTCAAACCGCTGGCTGACGACATTGACATTTGATGAAAAGAAAATTCAAACATCACCAGCGGAGCTCATCGAACAGCTGGCCGCTGAAAATATTGAAGCGCGCCCGTTATGGAAACCGCTGCACCAACAGCCGCTTTTTCATGGCGCTTCCTATTATCCGCATGATGAAAGCGAATCTGTCAGCGACGATTTATTCCGCAGAGGGCTTTGTCTGCCGTCAGGCTCAAATCTGACACATGAGGAACAAGACCGGATCATTCAGCTTCTGATCGACCGGATCAAATACAAATGA
- a CDS encoding acetyltransferase, with product MQAIVIIGAGGHGKVIKDIVEECPDLSLAGILDDRFESLARKNGLYYGSAHATGEMLRFFPDAKFIIAVGRNEVRKKLFESLGLPLERYAVLVHPSAVISSSARIENGTVVMAKSVIQADAHIGMHSIINTGAIVEHDNRIGDYVHLSPGTILTGGVTVMDEAHVGAGTVVIPGKRLGRRSVTGAGAAVIDDIPDDSTAVGVPARAIKSQL from the coding sequence ATGCAAGCAATCGTGATTATCGGAGCCGGCGGCCACGGAAAGGTCATCAAGGACATCGTTGAAGAGTGTCCGGATCTGTCGCTTGCCGGCATTCTCGATGACCGGTTCGAGTCGCTTGCTCGTAAAAACGGCTTGTATTATGGATCTGCACATGCGACAGGCGAGATGCTGCGCTTCTTTCCGGATGCGAAATTTATCATAGCTGTCGGCAGAAATGAAGTGAGAAAAAAGCTATTTGAAAGCCTCGGCCTTCCGCTGGAGCGGTATGCGGTGCTCGTTCACCCGTCTGCTGTCATCAGCAGCTCGGCCCGAATTGAAAACGGAACGGTTGTGATGGCGAAAAGCGTCATCCAAGCTGACGCCCATATCGGGATGCACAGCATTATCAATACCGGTGCGATCGTCGAACATGACAATCGAATTGGCGACTATGTCCACCTTTCACCGGGAACGATTTTGACCGGAGGCGTAACCGTTATGGATGAGGCGCATGTCGGAGCGGGAACGGTCGTCATTCCTGGAAAAAGGCTCGGGCGGAGAAGCGTGACGGGAGCCGGCGCTGCGGTGATTGACGATATTCCTGATGATTCAACAGCAGTCGGTGTTCCTGCAAGAGCAATCAAATCACAGTTGTAA
- a CDS encoding sugar transferase has translation MKAKRFFDLVCAVILLIALSPAMLFTACLIRWKIGSPVLFRQTRPGLNGEPFTLYKFRTMTDERDEAGNLLSDEIRLTKTGRLIRKTSLDELPQLINVIKGDLSLVGPRPLLMEYIPLYTKRQWRRHEVRPGITGWAQINGRNKVTWEEKFELDVWYVDHRSFLLDLKILLLTVGKVLKSEGVSQDRHVTAEKFTGRRNA, from the coding sequence ATGAAAGCGAAACGTTTTTTCGATCTTGTATGCGCGGTCATTTTGCTGATTGCTCTCAGTCCGGCCATGCTTTTCACAGCTTGTCTCATCAGGTGGAAAATCGGCTCGCCTGTCTTATTTCGCCAAACCCGTCCGGGACTGAACGGCGAACCTTTTACATTATATAAGTTCAGGACGATGACTGATGAAAGGGATGAAGCGGGAAACCTGCTCAGCGACGAAATCCGGCTGACAAAAACGGGCAGGCTGATCAGAAAAACGAGCCTGGATGAACTGCCGCAGCTGATCAATGTCATCAAAGGCGATCTCAGTCTTGTCGGGCCCCGTCCGCTTTTGATGGAGTATATTCCCCTTTATACAAAAAGGCAGTGGAGACGGCACGAAGTCAGACCGGGCATCACAGGCTGGGCGCAAATCAACGGCAGAAACAAAGTGACATGGGAAGAAAAATTTGAGCTCGATGTCTGGTATGTGGATCACCGGTCTTTTTTGCTTGATCTGAAAATCCTTTTGCTGACCGTCGGCAAAGTGCTGAAATCTGAAGGCGTCAGCCAGGACCGCCATGTGACGGCGGAAAAATTCACAGGAAGAAGGAATGCCTGA